The stretch of DNA GGGGCGACGCCTTGCCAGCCGCTCGTCTCGCCCCCAAGTTCGATCGTCTCCGTCTCCTGAGCGAGGCCGACGCCGCCGAGCGCGGCGACGCCGCCCGCGGCCGCGGCCGCCTGTAGCACGCGGCGGCGGGACGGATAGCTGTCGGACGACGGTGGTACCGGGATCGATCGCTCGTCGGGTTGCTCGCTCATCGTGCGCTCACGACAGTGTCGTCACCCGATATGAGAATAAACAGACCCGACCGTTCCCCCCTCAATTAAGGATTATCTCCGAACCGCCGGGCGAGAGTGGGTGTAAAACGGTGTTACCCGAGACCCATCGACGGTATTACTCGACCCCGTTCGCCGTTCGAGCGGTCACATCGCGCCGCCGGGCTGGTATTCGCCGAACTCGTCGCGCATGACGTTACAGATCTCGCCGACCGTCGCGTAGGTCTTGACCGCGTCGATGATATACGGCATCAGGTTCCGGTCGCCCCGCGCCGCGTCCCGAAGCGCCTCGAGGGCCGCGTCGACCGCTTCCTCGTCGCGCTCCTCGCGGGTGTTCTCGAGGCTGTCGATCTGGCGCTGCTGGTCTTCCTCGGTGATCTCTTCGACGTCCATCTGGGGATCTTCGTCGACTTCGAACTCGTTGACGCCGACGATGATCCGCTCTTTCTCCTCGATCTCCTTCTGGCGGTCGAAGGCGGTGTCCTGGATCTGTCGCTGGACCCACTGCTGCTCGACGGCCTCGAGCATGCCGCCGCGGTCTTCGACTTCGTCCAGGATCTCGTAGGCCTCGTCCTCGACCTCGTCGGTCAGTGACTCGACGTAGTAGCTGCCCGCAAGCGGGTCGATGGTGTCGGCCGCGCCGGACTCGTGAGCGAGGATCTGCTGGGTGCGAAGGGCCGTGCGGACGGACTCCTCGGTCGGCAGAGCGAGCGCCTCGTCCTTGCCGTTGGTGTGCAGGCTCTGGGTGCCGCCGAGGACGGCCGCGAGCGCCTGGTAGGCGACGCGGACGACGTTGTTCTCGATCTGCTGGGCGGTCAGCATCGACCCCGCGGTCTGGGTGTGGAACTTGAGCTGTTTGGACTTGGGATCGTCCGGATCGAAGCGTTCCTCGATGATGTCGTGCCACATCCGGCGGGCGGCGCGGAACTTGGCGACTTCCTCGAAGATGTTGTTGTGGCCGTTGAAGAAAAACGACAGCTGCGGCGCGAACTCGTCGACGTCGAGGCCGGCTTCGATCGCCGTCTCGACGTACTCGATCCCGTTGCCCAGCGTGAAGGCGAGCTCCTGAGCGGCCGTCGAGCCGGCCTCGCGGATGTGATACCCCGAGATCGAGATCGTGTTGAACTTCGGCGTCTCCGCGGCGCAGAACTCGAAGATGTCCGTGATGATCCGCATCGACGGCTCGGGCGGGTAGATGTACGTGTTTCGCGCGATGTACTCCTTGAGGAGGTCGTTCTGAATCGTCCCCCGCAGCTCCTCGCGGTCGACGCCCTGCTGGTCGCCGACGGCGATGTACATCGCGAGCAGCACCGACGCTGGCGCGTTGATCGTCATCGACGTCGAGACCTCGTCGAGCGGAATCCCGTCGAAGACGGTCTCCATGTCGTCTAACGAGTCGATGGCGACGCCGGCCTTCCCCACCTCGCCCGCGGCCATATCGGCGTCCGAGTCGTACCCCATCTGCGTCGGCAGGTCGAACGCCATCGAGAGCCCTGTCTGGCCCTGGTCGAGCAGGTAGTGGTAGCGCTCGTTGGTGTCCGCCGGCGTCGAGAACCCGGCGTACTGGCGCATCGTCCACAGCCGACCGCGGTAGCCGGTCGAATACACCCCGCGCGTGTACGGCGGCTCGCCCGGATTCCCAAGATCGTCCTCGTAGTCGAGGTCGCCGATGTCGCCGGGCGTGTAGAGTCGATCGACCTCCTGCCCCCCCGTATCGGTCGTGAACGTTTCCTCGCGCTCACCGAAGCGCTCTAGGACCGGTTGGACTTCCTCGTCGTGCCACTCCTCCTTGCTGGCACGGATCTCCTCGAGTTCATCGGGATCGAACATTATGATTATCGTGGGCGGGGCGGGGCTTGAACTTTGATGTACGCGTCAACCTTTCGTGGCCGCGCCGTCCGCGGCGTTTCGATCCGTCTCACACGCTGTCGTCCAAGTCGTGCCGACGAGCCATCCGTGCGGCCTCGTCGGCGTAGCGCTCCCGCGTCGCGGCGTCGTCGACGGTCCCGAGCGCGTCGGGCGGGACGAGCAATCCGGCTTTCGTCTCCCGCGCGGGGCCGGTAAAGCTCGTCAGCGCCCGTTCGCGGCGGTGGTAGCGACGCCCGTCTTCGGTCGCGTAGACGAGGATGATCAGGTTGAGTTCGTCGTCCCCGTACGTCCGCTCGACGAGCCAGACGGGTACGTCGTCGCGGTCGCTCTCGTCGGAGGCAGTACGCTCGGTCTCGGCCGTCGGCTCGGATCGGTCGGTGGTCATGATTGTCGGTCGGATCGGCACAACCGCTTATGTCTCGAGGCGTCGACGCTCCGCTCATGGCAGGGGAGCCGACGGCGTCGACGGACGAAGCGGGGAGTCGTCGTCGGGCCGCCCGCTACGTCGCGCCGTTTCTCGCGCTCGGATTGTTCAACCTCGGGCTCTTGCTCCGGTGGGGACTGGACCCGCTGTGGGCGTTCGCCATCCTCCCGCCGATACTGTTTCTCTCCGGTATCGGCTGGGTCGCGTTCCGGTACGGCTTCCACGAGCGGCCCACCGGCCCGGGCCCGAACCGGTGAGACGCGACGACGGCCCGCTATCGGTGGCATCGTCTATCGACCCGTATCGTACTTGTACGTGGCCGTTTCGGGATCGATACCGAAGTCCTCCGGCGACTCGTCGTCGTCCGCCTCGTCGCGCCCCTCGGGGGCTCGCTTGAACGCCTCCCGGAGCCGCTCCGGCATTCGGAACGCCGTGACGTCGATCGCCATCGGGACCGCGTCCGGATCGACGCCGTCGCGTTTGCCCGCGAGTCGCTCCCGGAGGTCGGCCGGCAGTTCGGACTCCTCGATCCGCTGGAAGCCGAACTGGGCCAGATAGGCCCCCTCTCCGGTCAGGACGTAGACGGTTTCGAACCCCTCGTCTCCGGCGTACTCCACGAGCCGTTCGACGATGTGTGCTCCGACGCCCTGCCCGCGCCAGCCCTCGAGGACGCCGATGCTGGTCAACTCGCAGACGTCGTCACCGTCGTCGTTCCTGTGGACGCGGATGCGGCCGAAGCCGGCTTTCTCGCCGGACTGCTCGTCGATCGCGACGACGTAGTCGCGCGAGCGGAACGCCGTCTCGTCGAGTTCCATCGACTCGAGGTGATCCAGCAGCCAGACCTCTTCCCTGTTTTTCGCGTCCCGAACGTACATGCGGTGACATAGGCGACGTGCGGGCAAAAGCGTTTGCCGGTTGCCAGTATCGCGGTTCGCCGACGCGGCCGCCGCTTTGTGGCCGCCTTCGTGCCGATAGTCGATTCCCGACGGAGGGGGCGACGGGACCGCGTCTACCGCCGGCACTCCCCGACCAGCGTAGCCTCGAACCCTAATTGGCCTTTCAACGCCGTCTGTTCGGGGTTCGCGCCCGCTCGAGCAACCGTTCGATCCGGTCATCCGTCGACGGGTGCGTCGAGAGGAGTCGCGTCCACTTGTCCTCCTCGGTGTGGACGTACAGCGTCGAGAGGAGCCCGCTCGAGGGGGCGGCGGCGCGCTGGATCGTCAGGAGCGCGCGGGCGAGCGCCGCGGGTCGCCCGGTGACCGCCGCGGCCCGGTCGTCGGCGGCGTACTCCCGTCGCCGCGAGTGAGCGCGGACGGCGAGCGTCACGAGGAGAAAGCAGATCACCACGGTGCCCTCGACGAGCCCCAGCAGGCGACCGAACGCCGTCCGCGACCACGAGGCTGGGTCCCCGCGGGCCCACGCGACCGCTCGGGCGATCCCCCCGATCGGTAACAGGAGCGGTGCCAGCAGCAGGAAGACGAGTCCGGCGACGGTCCGGAAGACGCTGTACGCCAGCGTCTGGACGAACGCGTCGTAGCCCTCGAGGTGGGCGAGTTCGTGGGCTACCAGCGCCTCGAGTTCGTCGACCGAGAGCAGGCGAAACAGCGATCGGTCGAGGACGACGACGCCGTTGCGCTTGCTGCCCAGCGCGAAGGCGTTCGGCGTCGGCAGCCGTGCGATCAGCACGGTCGGGGACTCGACACCCATCCGGGACTCGAGTCCGTCGAGTCGGCGATAGAATCCGGGCGCGTGCGACCGCGGGAGTTCGACGGCCTCGAGGCTCGAGAGGAGCTGTCTCGTTCCGAGCCGATAGCTCAGGTAGCCGCCGAAGAGGGCGACGGTGAGGATCAGGAACGCGGTTTCCGCGGGGCCGGGCGCGGAGAGCCAGAGCACCGACAGCGCCCAGTAGCTGACCGCCCCCAGGCCGAGGTACCAGAGCAGCAGTAGTAGCCCGACCGTTGTCATCAGGAGCCGGGTTCCGGTGCGACGGGCACACATCGTTGGACGACCCTACGGGTGACCGGTTGAAACGAATATCGAACGAGCGACTCGGGGATGCCGCCGGCTTCGAGTTACGTGTCCCCGTCAGCGGCCGGTAGCTGGGCGACGGACAGCCAGAACTCCTCGAACGCGCGAATGGTCTCGTTGTACGCGTCCGGATCGCCCGATTTCGTGATGCACGCGTTCGCGTGATTCGAATACGCCGCGACGACGTCGGTCTCGGCCTGGGACCCGGTCAGCACGACCACCGGGATGTGGTTGACCGCCGGATCGTCGCCCAGTTCCTCGAGAACCTTCTCGCCGCTCGTTCCCGGGAGGTTCCAGTCGAGGAGAATCAGATCGGGCCGCGGCGCGTCCGCGTACTCCCCGCGCCGGGCGACGAACGCGAGCGCCTCGTCGCCGGTGGAGACGACGTGGAGCGAGTCGGCGATTCGACCGTCGCTCAACGCCTCCTCCACGAGTCGAGCATCCCCTGGGTTGTCCTCGACTAACAGGAGGGTGAGGGTCTCCCCCGAATCAGGGGGTGCGTCGTTCATGACAATCGTATCGAGTCGCAGTCACATAAAAGCGAGATTTGCTCGCACGTGCAGCGGACCGATACCGTCGATCGGCGAGCGACCCCAGCGAGTCCGGGACCGTGAACGAGACGGTCGTTCCCTCGCCCGGGGTGAGTCGACTCGGCGTACCCCGTCGTGCCGTTCGACGGTCAAATCGACAGTCCGCTGACCGACGGCGTTATATCCGTCCCTCGCCCCTGTGACGTGAGGAGTCCGCGGCGATACGCGTGACCGTGACCATGACCGTGACTCCGCCCGCAACCATGGTAATGCCCCCATCAGATCCCATCCCGGAACCAAACCAGCCGTCCTCCTTCGAAGAGGCCCTTACGGAAGTCATCGTGAGTTGGTACGCCAACAGCGAACCAGTCGAAGGCAGATGGGAGATCGCGACACCGTTGGCGGACGCTCCCAACTGGGTCGTCGACGTCGAAAAAACGTACTCCGACGACGAACCGGAGTACGACCCCGAACTCATCGACTGAGAGCGCGACGACGGTTCGTCGCCACGCAGTCGTCGCGGCGGAGACTCCGGTTCTCCGGACAGTCAGAATGTAAATAGGTTGAAAGAATAGGCATCTATATATTCCCGGTCGACCGTGCTTCCCTTACTACTCCGCTGAAGCCGCCAGACGACGAGTTGCCTGTGAGAGTGCTGGATTAGCTGAGTACCGGAGTGATCATGAAATCTGATGCATTCGACTCCGACGGTGCGAGTACAACCAACGGTGAAATCGAGTCGACGACGATGTTCGCCGCGCTCGCACACGAGCGGAGACAGTACGCGCTTCACTATCTCGCTCAAAAGCCGGGGGCGGTCCCCCTCGGTGACATCGCGGAATACATCGCCGTTCGCGAGGGGGATCCGTCACGCGATCGGTACGAACGCGTGCTCACGGGACTGTATCACCTCCACCTCCCGCACCTTCTCGACGCGAACCTCGTCGCGTACGATACCGAGCAGAAGACGGTGACGCTCCTCGCCGGACGAGAGTTCTTGAGCCCCTATCTCGAACTCATCGCAGCGGATGCTTGACCGGTCCGGATCGTCCGCGACGGCTCACGTGCCCCACATCCCGCCGTATTTCTACCGATAACCACCGACCGGGTCCGGCGGACGGCACGCACCTCGTGTCCGGCAGTGTCCCACCTCGAGTGTCGCGGCGGCGCACCTCGCGGTCGGCGGCAGCGACTGTCGGGTCACGTTCGGACGCGAACTCCCGGTCGCCCGGTCGCCGGCCCGGTTGGAGCGACCCGGGTACCTCAACCCTTTTATTACCGCTGTTCGTTGACTGGCACATGAGCGAAGACGAGGGCACGAACGCGTCCGCCCAGGGTGTCCCGTCCGAGGAGGAATCCGACGACGGCGAACCGGTCGACGCGGATCCCGAGGCGTCGATCGACGGGGAATCGAGACCCGTTTCCGACTCGGACGACGCCGACTCGGAATCCGCGAGCGCAGCGGATTCGAGCGCGGACGAGATCCACGAGGGGGACGAGGAACCGACGGCGACCGAAGCGGCCGCGGACGACGCGGCCGACGGACCCGAAACGAGCGAGGACGTCCAGCGGGTCCTCGACCGGGTGACGGAGTACGACGACCAACTCGCGCGCAAGGTCAACGCGATCGTCGAGGAGGCCCGTGACCTCAACGGGACCGTCAAACACCAGCGCGAGGAACTCGGCGATCTCGAGGAGCGCATCGAGTCCCAGGCGGACACTATCGGCGAGCTCCAGGACGAACTCGAGGAGTACGAACAGGCGCTGAGCGACCGCGACGAGCGACTCGAGGAGTACGAGGCGGAAGTCGAGGACCTCAAAAGCCGACTCAAGCGCAAGCAGGCCGACTTCCAGAACTACAAGAAACGCGCCAAGAAGCGCCAACGGCAGATCAAAGACCGCGCGACCGAGGATCTCGTCGAGCGGCTCATCGGCGTCCGCGACAACCTCAAGCGCGCGCTCGAGGAGGACAGCGACGACGCCGACAGCCTGCGAGAGGGCGTCGAGATGACGCTCCGCGAGTTCGATCGCATTCTCGAGGACGAGAACGTCTCCGAGATCGATCCCGAACCCGGTACCGAGACCGATCCACAGCGCCACGAGGTCATGATGCAGGTCGACAGCACCCAGCCCGAGGGGACCATCGCCGACGTCTACACGCCCGGCTACGAGATGGGCGAGAAAGTCATCCAGAACGCACAGGTGACCGTCTCGAACGGCGACCTCGAGTCGGACGACGCAGACGCGGACGAGAGCGACGAACCCGCCGAAACCGAAGCCGGCGACGATGACGCCGGGACCGTCGCCGACGAGCCCGGGGCCGCAGACGGCGACCAGTCGTCGGAGGCCGACGCGGAGACAGCCGAAGACGGCGAGGGTAGGGATGATAGCGAGGGCGGTGAGGCGATCGAACTCGGCGGCGAAGTCGCCGGCGACGACCTCGAGGGCGACGTGGCAGACGAGACGGACGGCGAGTCGTAGCACCGACGACGGCCATCGCGGTGACCACCCGACGCCGGTCGGTCACGGG from Natrinema salaciae encodes:
- a CDS encoding GNAT family N-acetyltransferase, which encodes MYVRDAKNREEVWLLDHLESMELDETAFRSRDYVVAIDEQSGEKAGFGRIRVHRNDDGDDVCELTSIGVLEGWRGQGVGAHIVERLVEYAGDEGFETVYVLTGEGAYLAQFGFQRIEESELPADLRERLAGKRDGVDPDAVPMAIDVTAFRMPERLREAFKRAPEGRDEADDDESPEDFGIDPETATYKYDTGR
- a CDS encoding acyl-CoA mutase large subunit family protein yields the protein MFDPDELEEIRASKEEWHDEEVQPVLERFGEREETFTTDTGGQEVDRLYTPGDIGDLDYEDDLGNPGEPPYTRGVYSTGYRGRLWTMRQYAGFSTPADTNERYHYLLDQGQTGLSMAFDLPTQMGYDSDADMAAGEVGKAGVAIDSLDDMETVFDGIPLDEVSTSMTINAPASVLLAMYIAVGDQQGVDREELRGTIQNDLLKEYIARNTYIYPPEPSMRIITDIFEFCAAETPKFNTISISGYHIREAGSTAAQELAFTLGNGIEYVETAIEAGLDVDEFAPQLSFFFNGHNNIFEEVAKFRAARRMWHDIIEERFDPDDPKSKQLKFHTQTAGSMLTAQQIENNVVRVAYQALAAVLGGTQSLHTNGKDEALALPTEESVRTALRTQQILAHESGAADTIDPLAGSYYVESLTDEVEDEAYEILDEVEDRGGMLEAVEQQWVQRQIQDTAFDRQKEIEEKERIIVGVNEFEVDEDPQMDVEEITEEDQQRQIDSLENTREERDEEAVDAALEALRDAARGDRNLMPYIIDAVKTYATVGEICNVMRDEFGEYQPGGAM
- a CDS encoding DUF7344 domain-containing protein; protein product: MKSDAFDSDGASTTNGEIESTTMFAALAHERRQYALHYLAQKPGAVPLGDIAEYIAVREGDPSRDRYERVLTGLYHLHLPHLLDANLVAYDTEQKTVTLLAGREFLSPYLELIAADA
- a CDS encoding response regulator, with amino-acid sequence MNDAPPDSGETLTLLLVEDNPGDARLVEEALSDGRIADSLHVVSTGDEALAFVARRGEYADAPRPDLILLDWNLPGTSGEKVLEELGDDPAVNHIPVVVLTGSQAETDVVAAYSNHANACITKSGDPDAYNETIRAFEEFWLSVAQLPAADGDT
- a CDS encoding M48 family metallopeptidase, with amino-acid sequence MTTVGLLLLLWYLGLGAVSYWALSVLWLSAPGPAETAFLILTVALFGGYLSYRLGTRQLLSSLEAVELPRSHAPGFYRRLDGLESRMGVESPTVLIARLPTPNAFALGSKRNGVVVLDRSLFRLLSVDELEALVAHELAHLEGYDAFVQTLAYSVFRTVAGLVFLLLAPLLLPIGGIARAVAWARGDPASWSRTAFGRLLGLVEGTVVICFLLVTLAVRAHSRRREYAADDRAAAVTGRPAALARALLTIQRAAAPSSGLLSTLYVHTEEDKWTRLLSTHPSTDDRIERLLERARTPNRRR
- the grpE gene encoding nucleotide exchange factor GrpE, with protein sequence MSEDEGTNASAQGVPSEEESDDGEPVDADPEASIDGESRPVSDSDDADSESASAADSSADEIHEGDEEPTATEAAADDAADGPETSEDVQRVLDRVTEYDDQLARKVNAIVEEARDLNGTVKHQREELGDLEERIESQADTIGELQDELEEYEQALSDRDERLEEYEAEVEDLKSRLKRKQADFQNYKKRAKKRQRQIKDRATEDLVERLIGVRDNLKRALEEDSDDADSLREGVEMTLREFDRILEDENVSEIDPEPGTETDPQRHEVMMQVDSTQPEGTIADVYTPGYEMGEKVIQNAQVTVSNGDLESDDADADESDEPAETEAGDDDAGTVADEPGAADGDQSSEADAETAEDGEGRDDSEGGEAIELGGEVAGDDLEGDVADETDGES